A single window of Cytobacillus dafuensis DNA harbors:
- a CDS encoding UDP-N-acetylmuramoyl-tripeptide--D-alanyl-D-alanine ligase, protein MDDTKITGRPIIAITGSAGKTTTKEMIASILQNRWKTFKSFENGNDVWFTSQYAKQLDPSYNAVVLEYGMRYSGDITKHCNLIQPNIGIITNVGSAHIGNFNDQGIDGIATAKSELILNIKPPGMLLLNGDDINSKLLNIKGFKGEIITVGFTKEANYYASQIAYTKTGMIFQVPINGIDYTYKIPVFGKHNVYNALFAIALAHRLGFTFNEIMVGLETYGKNYPDYYKLDVQRFKDEITLISYTYDAKPSAVKAAIDVLVNIGEGKTIAFLGDMVELGNYSIEEHKKVGRYLAAQKNINYLYTFGKDGKYIGQEAVESGFPNDNVVNISSIDQFVNTIKESLTPKTTLLLMGFIYDKESNQIELYETVKYICSILSK, encoded by the coding sequence ATGGACGATACCAAGATAACTGGGAGGCCGATCATTGCGATTACTGGAAGTGCAGGGAAAACGACAACAAAAGAAATGATCGCTTCTATATTGCAAAATCGTTGGAAAACATTTAAATCTTTTGAAAACGGGAATGACGTTTGGTTTACATCTCAGTATGCAAAACAACTAGATCCATCTTATAATGCAGTTGTTTTAGAGTACGGTATGAGATACTCGGGTGATATCACTAAACATTGTAATCTGATCCAACCCAACATAGGGATTATAACTAATGTAGGAAGTGCTCATATTGGGAATTTCAATGACCAGGGAATAGATGGGATAGCTACCGCAAAGTCAGAATTGATTTTAAACATTAAGCCGCCAGGGATGTTGCTATTAAATGGGGATGATATCAATTCAAAACTATTAAATATTAAAGGGTTTAAGGGTGAAATAATAACAGTTGGTTTCACAAAGGAGGCCAATTACTATGCTAGCCAAATTGCTTACACCAAAACTGGTATGATCTTTCAAGTTCCTATTAATGGAATAGATTATACCTATAAAATCCCGGTTTTTGGGAAACACAATGTTTATAATGCTTTATTTGCTATTGCGCTTGCACATCGGTTAGGATTTACATTTAATGAGATTATGGTTGGGTTAGAAACCTATGGTAAAAATTATCCTGACTATTATAAGTTGGATGTTCAACGCTTTAAAGATGAAATTACATTAATTTCTTACACTTATGATGCAAAGCCAAGTGCAGTGAAAGCAGCAATTGATGTTTTAGTTAATATTGGAGAAGGGAAAACTATTGCATTCTTAGGGGATATGGTTGAATTAGGAAACTATTCGATCGAAGAACATAAAAAGGTAGGCAGATATTTAGCCGCCCAGAAAAATATTAATTACCTTTACACTTTTGGAAAAGATGGAAAGTACATTGGACAAGAAGCTGTAGAATCAGGTTTTCCAAATGATAATGTTGTAAATATTTCCTCTATTGATCAATTTGTTAACACCATAAAGGAATCCTTGACACCGAAAACTACACTTCTGTTGATGGGTTTTATTTATGATAAAGAATCAAACCAAATAGAATTATATGAAACGGTAAAATATATATGTAGTATATTATCAAAGTGA
- a CDS encoding alkaline phosphatase D family protein, with product MSSLPIGTASAEENNKSNKLQYPFTLGIASGDPLPDGVVLWTRLAPDPLNGGGMDNHPYPVHWEVSLDPDFEKVVKRGTELSKPQLGHSVHVEVEGLKPSTWYYYRFTVRAEVSPTGRTKTAPANNSEVDQLNFAFVSCQNWPTGFFTAYQHLAQDDLDLVVHLGDYIYEGSVNSKVRPLNYTAPEIYTIDDYRNRYALYKMDSDLQAAHANFPWIVTFDDHEVDNNFAGDIPQDPDKQPTEEFLKRRAAAFQAYYEHMPLRRTSFPQGSDIQMYRRLSFGNLVEFNVLDTRQYRDDQANGDGWKPPTSESEDPSRTLLGEEQEQWLLNGLAVSQAKWKVLAQQVFFAHRDGDFDPDEESVSMDAWDGYPAARQRIVDFIAENDIKNAVVLTGDVHTSWANEIKVDFHDPDSKNVGVEFVGTSITSNGDGSDVNSNTPQYLKENPHIKFFNNYRGYVRCKVTQDIWQTDYQVVKYVTRPGASINTRASFVVEDGVPSLKQLVSNPV from the coding sequence GTGAGTTCGTTGCCTATCGGGACGGCGTCAGCAGAAGAGAACAACAAATCTAACAAACTACAATATCCCTTTACATTAGGGATTGCTTCTGGCGACCCGCTACCAGATGGGGTTGTCTTATGGACAAGACTTGCGCCGGATCCATTAAATGGGGGCGGCATGGATAACCATCCATACCCAGTCCATTGGGAAGTCTCACTTGATCCCGATTTTGAAAAAGTCGTCAAAAGAGGAACTGAACTTTCCAAGCCTCAACTTGGCCACTCTGTCCATGTAGAAGTTGAGGGCTTGAAACCTTCCACATGGTATTATTACCGATTTACAGTACGCGCTGAAGTCAGTCCAACAGGCAGAACAAAGACGGCACCGGCCAATAATAGCGAGGTTGATCAGCTTAACTTTGCCTTTGTTTCTTGTCAAAACTGGCCTACCGGCTTTTTCACAGCCTATCAACACCTGGCCCAGGACGACTTGGATTTGGTCGTCCATCTTGGAGATTATATTTACGAAGGAAGTGTTAATTCAAAGGTTCGTCCATTGAATTATACTGCTCCTGAAATCTATACGATTGATGATTATCGTAATCGTTATGCTCTGTACAAAATGGATAGCGATTTACAGGCTGCCCATGCTAATTTCCCATGGATCGTGACATTTGATGACCATGAAGTGGATAATAACTTTGCGGGGGATATTCCGCAGGATCCAGACAAACAACCAACTGAAGAATTCTTGAAACGGAGAGCTGCTGCTTTCCAAGCTTATTACGAACATATGCCGCTTCGCCGTACATCGTTTCCGCAAGGTAGTGATATCCAAATGTATCGCCGTTTGTCATTTGGTAATTTAGTAGAATTTAATGTTTTAGATACTAGGCAGTACCGAGACGATCAGGCAAATGGAGATGGATGGAAACCCCCAACCTCTGAATCTGAGGATCCAAGCCGTACCCTTTTAGGTGAGGAACAGGAACAATGGTTATTAAATGGATTGGCTGTATCACAGGCCAAATGGAAAGTACTCGCTCAACAAGTCTTCTTCGCTCACCGCGATGGTGATTTTGATCCTGACGAAGAGAGTGTAAGTATGGATGCCTGGGATGGATATCCTGCCGCACGCCAACGTATTGTGGACTTTATAGCTGAAAACGATATTAAGAATGCCGTTGTTCTTACCGGGGATGTTCATACCAGCTGGGCAAATGAAATCAAGGTAGACTTCCATGACCCTGATTCAAAAAATGTGGGGGTTGAGTTTGTTGGAACTTCTATTACTTCCAATGGAGACGGATCTGATGTAAACAGCAATACACCTCAGTACCTGAAGGAAAATCCGCATATTAAATTCTTTAATAACTATCGTGGATATGTGCGCTGTAAAGTGACACAAGACATTTGGCAAACAGATTATCAGGTCGTTAAATATGTAACAAGACCAGGTGCCTCAATCAACACACGTGCCTCTTTCGTTGTGGAAGATGGAGTACCTAGCTTGAAGCAATTAGTATCGAATCCAGTGTAG
- a CDS encoding TRM11 family SAM-dependent methyltransferase, which yields MGSKDKKLTTYIYTYNCYEEERSLCALEMRSLFGREPQTSIVESHVKIDPSRSPFIKERISVIYEEESLQNLLKQVESLQVTGETYKVVYVKNGDRSKTEKAGFENRRAIEKDIGLHINGVADLHHPDRLFGVMVVNGRWVFGDYVKSEPVWLRHQQKPHSYSTALNTRMARAVVNIAVPNPSGIKAIDPCCGIGTVLVEALSMGIDIVGSDRNPLVLGGARENIAHFGLSSEVKLADIRDVTNQYDVAIIDLPYNLCSVITLEEKTEMLQSARRFAKKVVVVTVEPIDEILVNTGFVIMNRAAVKKGSFTREVIVCK from the coding sequence TTGGGTAGTAAAGACAAAAAATTAACGACCTATATATATACATACAACTGTTATGAAGAGGAACGCTCATTATGTGCTTTGGAAATGCGTTCATTATTTGGGCGTGAGCCTCAAACTAGCATTGTGGAAAGTCATGTAAAGATTGATCCTAGTCGAAGTCCGTTTATTAAGGAAAGAATTTCTGTCATTTATGAGGAGGAAAGCCTTCAAAATCTCCTCAAACAAGTAGAATCCTTACAAGTGACTGGTGAAACGTATAAAGTAGTATATGTAAAAAATGGTGATCGTTCAAAAACGGAAAAGGCAGGATTTGAAAACCGGCGTGCCATTGAGAAGGATATTGGATTACATATTAACGGTGTGGCTGATCTTCATCACCCAGATCGATTGTTTGGCGTCATGGTAGTAAACGGAAGATGGGTATTCGGTGACTATGTTAAGAGTGAGCCTGTTTGGTTGCGGCATCAACAGAAGCCACATAGTTACTCTACTGCGCTTAATACACGTATGGCAAGAGCTGTTGTAAATATCGCTGTTCCTAATCCAAGTGGGATAAAGGCCATTGACCCTTGCTGTGGAATTGGAACCGTCCTAGTGGAAGCTTTATCAATGGGAATTGATATAGTGGGGAGTGACAGAAACCCTCTTGTTCTTGGTGGAGCAAGAGAAAATATCGCACATTTTGGGCTGTCTAGTGAAGTGAAACTAGCAGATATCCGTGACGTCACAAATCAATATGATGTAGCGATAATCGATTTACCCTATAATTTGTGTTCTGTCATCACGCTAGAAGAGAAGACTGAAATGCTCCAAAGTGCGCGTAGGTTTGCTAAAAAAGTCGTAGTGGTAACCGTTGAACCAATTGATGAAATCCTCGTAAATACGGGATTTGTCATTATGAACCGGGCTGCCGTTAAGAAAGGTTCATTTACTCGCGAAGTGATTGTATGTAAGTAA
- a CDS encoding nucleotide excision repair endonuclease, producing the protein MINITIPKPSVTITKQKNPELSNIYGFTDFHLIPRDKGGIFMFYNNKHELLFVGKARKLRPRIKKHFEDTVSPIKMHRDEVTKIEVCVIEDPVHREIYETHIINELKSKYNIDKVFYK; encoded by the coding sequence ATGATAAACATAACGATTCCAAAACCAAGTGTGACCATTACGAAACAGAAGAATCCTGAGCTAAGTAATATCTATGGGTTTACTGATTTTCATCTTATCCCTAGAGATAAGGGTGGTATTTTTATGTTTTATAACAATAAACATGAGCTATTATTTGTTGGGAAAGCAAGGAAGCTGAGACCAAGAATTAAAAAGCATTTTGAGGATACTGTATCCCCAATCAAAATGCATAGAGATGAAGTCACTAAAATTGAAGTTTGTGTTATTGAAGACCCTGTACATAGAGAAATTTACGAAACGCATATTATTAATGAATTAAAGTCTAAGTACAATATCGATAAAGTGTTTTATAAGTAA
- a CDS encoding S8 family serine peptidase — MKKKFIAGALTVTLSAAAFLGSFGVGHAQSVDKNYIVVFKSDTNLPSNYLEVIQKSGGKVKKALPNLGAVKVTSENPTFLSEIQKSSNVLDAGFESTIYPEAPVDVEFLQEGFSASSANDLYNTYQWDIKQVTNNGASWNMTGGTGKSTNNKDIIVAVVDTGIDFTHADIKDNYAYGKSFVPGIESPMDEDGHGTHVAGSIAGNGRVLGIGPELKVAAYRVFGPDGGAATSDIANALMTAADDNVDVVNMSLGGYDWFQNPEYATKEIVADVRLFNRAIQYAIKKGVTVVGSAGNAGVDISSPGKLSGDDKGATHRSPSSQSLIRVSAGGAEKNLTYYSNYGVGKIDVIAPGGDYGTAWLETGDPALRDRNKLCLSTVPGGYAFYAGTSMAAPKTAGLAGVIIAKYGKDVLSPSQVKHIIQSSADDWFKPGYDGESGFGSINAVNALNRK, encoded by the coding sequence ATGAAAAAAAAATTCATTGCAGGTGCATTAACGGTAACATTGAGTGCTGCTGCCTTTCTTGGTAGCTTTGGGGTTGGACATGCTCAATCAGTGGACAAGAACTACATAGTTGTCTTTAAATCAGATACGAATCTCCCATCAAACTATTTAGAAGTAATTCAAAAATCTGGTGGTAAAGTAAAAAAAGCTTTACCTAATTTGGGTGCTGTTAAGGTAACTTCAGAAAACCCTACTTTCTTGTCTGAAATCCAAAAAAGTTCAAATGTTTTGGATGCTGGTTTTGAGAGTACGATTTATCCCGAAGCACCTGTAGATGTTGAATTTCTCCAAGAAGGATTCTCTGCCTCATCTGCAAATGATCTTTATAACACCTACCAATGGGATATAAAGCAAGTAACAAACAATGGTGCATCTTGGAATATGACAGGAGGAACAGGAAAATCTACTAATAATAAAGATATTATAGTCGCTGTAGTAGATACAGGTATCGATTTTACTCATGCAGATATAAAGGACAACTATGCATACGGAAAGTCTTTTGTTCCTGGTATAGAGAGTCCAATGGATGAAGATGGTCATGGTACGCATGTTGCTGGATCCATTGCAGGCAATGGTAGAGTATTAGGAATCGGTCCTGAACTAAAGGTCGCTGCGTATCGAGTATTTGGCCCTGATGGTGGAGCTGCCACTTCTGATATTGCCAATGCTCTAATGACTGCTGCTGATGATAATGTTGATGTCGTAAACATGTCATTAGGTGGATATGATTGGTTCCAAAATCCAGAATATGCAACCAAGGAAATTGTTGCAGACGTTCGTTTATTTAACCGTGCAATCCAATATGCTATTAAAAAGGGAGTAACAGTTGTGGGCTCAGCTGGAAATGCAGGAGTGGACATTTCAAGTCCAGGGAAGCTTTCAGGAGATGATAAGGGAGCAACACATAGAAGCCCAAGTAGCCAGTCTTTGATTCGTGTATCTGCCGGCGGAGCTGAGAAGAATCTAACTTACTATTCGAACTATGGTGTAGGTAAAATTGATGTAATCGCTCCTGGTGGTGATTATGGTACTGCTTGGCTAGAAACAGGCGATCCAGCATTAAGAGATCGAAATAAATTATGTCTATCTACTGTTCCAGGTGGATATGCTTTTTATGCAGGAACATCCATGGCTGCTCCTAAAACGGCAGGACTTGCTGGTGTAATTATTGCAAAATATGGAAAGGACGTTTTAAGTCCTTCTCAAGTTAAACATATTATCCAAAGCTCTGCTGATGACTGGTTTAAGCCGGGATATGATGGAGAATCTGGATTTGGTTCTATTAATGCAGTAAATGCTTTAAATAGAAAATAA
- the rlmH gene encoding 23S rRNA (pseudouridine(1915)-N(3))-methyltransferase RlmH — protein sequence MNISIITVGKLKEKYLKQGIDEYLKRLSAYAKMDIIEVPDEKAPEELSELEMLKVKQKEGERILAKINPDAHVIALAIDGKMKSSEELADGMDKLATYGKSKVAFVIGGSLGLSEEVLKRADEKLSFSKMTFPHQLMKLVLVEQIYRAFRIIRGEPYHK from the coding sequence GTGAATATCTCCATTATTACCGTTGGAAAACTAAAAGAAAAATATTTAAAGCAAGGAATAGATGAATATTTAAAGAGACTTTCAGCCTATGCCAAAATGGACATTATCGAAGTTCCGGATGAAAAAGCGCCAGAAGAACTTAGCGAATTGGAAATGCTGAAAGTCAAACAAAAGGAAGGCGAACGCATCTTAGCAAAAATCAACCCAGATGCCCACGTCATTGCCCTTGCAATTGATGGGAAAATGAAATCATCAGAAGAGCTGGCTGATGGAATGGATAAGCTAGCCACTTACGGAAAAAGTAAAGTAGCGTTTGTAATTGGTGGATCGCTTGGGTTGAGTGAGGAAGTGTTGAAGCGGGCGGATGAGAAATTAAGCTTTTCGAAGATGACATTTCCGCATCAGTTGATGAAATTGGTTTTGGTGGAACAGATTTATCGGGCGTTTAGGATTATTAGGGGTGAACCGTACCATAAATAG
- a CDS encoding CxxH/CxxC protein produces the protein MKGLEKMIYSCEEHIDIAIDTVVDEHETFPILTKISEEEKLSTACEYCRNSAVYLVANE, from the coding sequence ATGAAAGGATTGGAGAAAATGATTTATAGTTGTGAGGAACACATTGATATAGCAATAGATACAGTCGTTGACGAGCACGAAACCTTCCCGATTTTAACCAAGATTTCAGAGGAGGAAAAGTTATCAACAGCCTGTGAATATTGTCGAAATTCGGCAGTATATCTTGTGGCGAACGAATGA
- a CDS encoding S1C family serine protease, whose product MGYYDQDYENSNKKQKGNKGGYFLASLVGVILGAILVIIAIPIISGSDVFPFSAQPDEQVQENAGNKGNLPTQNVSLNVVSDVTKAVDKAGDAVVGVTNIQTTSFWGEGGSVNEPAGTGSGVIYKKAGNKAYVVTNHHVIENANKIEVTFADGTKVPAALRGSDIWTDLAVLEIDEKSVKKIAEFGNSDALKPGEPVIAIGNPLGQTFSGSVTQGIISGVERTIPVDINEDGVADWNADVLQTDAAINPGNSGGALVNIKGQVIGINSMKIAQQAVEGIGLAIPINSAQPIINDLEKFGEVKRPYMGVELVSVNEISRYHQLETLKLPSDVNYGVALRRVVPNGPAAQAGLKELDVIVEMDGEKIYDVVDLRKLLYNKKKIGDQLEIKYYRGGKIHKTTMKLSEETL is encoded by the coding sequence ATGGGTTACTATGATCAAGATTATGAAAACAGTAATAAGAAGCAAAAGGGAAATAAGGGCGGTTATTTTTTGGCGAGCCTTGTTGGGGTAATTTTAGGTGCCATTCTTGTCATTATTGCCATCCCGATAATTTCAGGTTCTGATGTTTTTCCATTTTCTGCGCAGCCGGATGAGCAGGTGCAGGAAAACGCCGGTAATAAAGGGAATCTTCCTACACAAAATGTATCCTTAAATGTAGTATCAGATGTGACAAAAGCGGTGGATAAAGCAGGAGATGCTGTTGTTGGAGTAACCAATATTCAAACGACCAGCTTCTGGGGAGAAGGCGGCAGTGTGAATGAACCGGCTGGGACTGGATCAGGCGTGATTTATAAAAAGGCTGGTAACAAAGCGTATGTTGTGACAAATCATCATGTGATTGAGAACGCCAACAAGATCGAGGTTACTTTCGCAGATGGGACTAAGGTGCCCGCTGCGCTTAGAGGCAGTGATATATGGACGGACCTTGCCGTTCTTGAAATTGATGAAAAAAGTGTGAAAAAAATTGCTGAGTTTGGCAACTCGGATGCTTTAAAGCCTGGCGAGCCAGTTATTGCAATTGGAAATCCTCTTGGCCAGACATTCTCAGGTTCTGTTACACAAGGAATTATTTCCGGAGTTGAGCGTACAATCCCTGTAGATATTAATGAAGATGGGGTTGCGGACTGGAACGCAGACGTATTACAAACTGATGCTGCGATCAACCCAGGAAATAGTGGAGGAGCTTTAGTCAATATTAAAGGCCAAGTCATCGGCATTAACTCGATGAAAATTGCTCAGCAAGCGGTAGAAGGCATTGGATTGGCGATTCCGATTAATTCTGCTCAGCCGATCATCAATGATTTAGAGAAATTCGGAGAAGTGAAAAGACCTTATATGGGCGTAGAATTAGTATCAGTGAATGAGATTTCTAGGTATCATCAGCTTGAAACCTTAAAATTGCCAAGTGATGTCAATTATGGTGTGGCGCTAAGAAGGGTTGTACCGAACGGACCAGCTGCTCAAGCAGGATTAAAGGAGCTTGATGTCATCGTTGAAATGGATGGAGAAAAAATCTATGATGTTGTCGATCTTAGAAAGCTTCTCTATAATAAAAAGAAAATTGGCGACCAATTAGAGATAAAATATTACCGTGGTGGAAAGATTCATAAGACAACCATGAAGCTAAGTGAAGAGACGTTATAA
- a CDS encoding MBL fold metallo-hydrolase, producing MSLQFSVLASGSTGNAVFVETEDHSFLVDAGLSGKQMEALFQKIDRDMGKLSGLLVTHEHSDHIKGVGVLARKYKLPVYANEKTWKAMDNLIGQVPVEQKFTFEMETVKAFGSLEIESFGVSHDAADPMFYVFHHQGKKLVLITDTGYVSDRMKGLISNADAYVFESNHDVQMLRMGRYPWSIKRRILSDVGHVSNEDAAIAMGEVAGDRTKRIYLAHLSQDNNMKDLARMSVSQTLESKGIIVGEQFELYDTDPKIPTALTAV from the coding sequence ATGTCTTTACAATTCAGCGTTCTCGCGAGCGGAAGTACGGGGAATGCCGTCTTTGTCGAGACGGAGGACCATTCATTTTTGGTTGATGCGGGATTGAGCGGAAAGCAGATGGAAGCTTTATTTCAAAAGATTGATCGAGATATGGGGAAACTCTCCGGATTATTAGTGACACATGAGCATAGCGACCATATTAAAGGAGTCGGGGTGCTTGCCCGCAAGTATAAATTGCCGGTCTACGCAAATGAGAAGACATGGAAGGCGATGGACAATTTAATCGGACAAGTCCCTGTGGAACAGAAATTTACCTTTGAGATGGAGACAGTGAAAGCATTTGGCTCTTTAGAGATTGAATCCTTCGGCGTATCACATGATGCTGCAGATCCGATGTTCTATGTCTTTCATCACCAAGGCAAGAAGCTTGTCTTAATTACCGATACAGGCTATGTCAGTGATCGGATGAAGGGACTGATTTCTAACGCGGATGCTTATGTGTTTGAAAGCAATCATGATGTTCAGATGCTCAGAATGGGACGTTACCCATGGAGTATTAAGAGAAGAATTTTAAGTGATGTCGGCCATGTGTCCAATGAGGATGCAGCAATTGCGATGGGCGAAGTGGCTGGGGATCGGACGAAGCGGATTTATTTAGCTCATTTAAGCCAGGATAATAATATGAAGGATTTAGCGAGAATGTCTGTATCACAAACACTCGAAAGCAAAGGAATTATTGTAGGAGAGCAGTTCGAATTGTATGATACAGATCCGAAGATTCCGACTGCCTTAACAGCGGTCTAA
- a CDS encoding two-component system regulatory protein YycI, translated as MDWSRIKTIFILTFLVLDIYLMYEFFTLKDSSQYEYITEASFEKRLKADEIEYKELPKNHTKDMYLSAKPKNFNNELIESLEKTKLKGQELEVSSDNALVSKLDKPYELKDKFEVADVNSFVKNNVLNGDQYRFWKKKDNVIYYYQQFNDKVFYHNNSGQLAIYLTDGENDIASYRQTMLEDIEELSKEEKIIQPLKAIEALYENGSLEPKTKITKVELGYYTFVQTNTSQVLTPAWRFVIDGKEDLFVNAFEGQIFQLNTEDKNIVE; from the coding sequence GTGGATTGGAGTAGGATCAAAACTATTTTCATCTTAACCTTCCTTGTCCTTGATATTTACTTAATGTATGAATTCTTTACATTGAAGGATTCGAGTCAGTATGAATATATAACGGAAGCATCCTTTGAAAAGCGGCTTAAGGCTGACGAGATTGAGTATAAAGAGCTTCCGAAAAACCATACGAAAGATATGTATTTAAGTGCGAAACCGAAGAATTTCAATAATGAGCTAATCGAATCGCTAGAGAAAACAAAGTTAAAAGGCCAGGAGCTTGAAGTGAGCTCGGACAATGCCTTAGTGTCTAAGCTTGATAAACCGTATGAGCTCAAAGATAAGTTTGAAGTGGCAGATGTCAATTCCTTTGTCAAAAATAATGTTTTGAATGGAGATCAATATCGTTTTTGGAAGAAGAAAGATAATGTAATTTATTATTATCAGCAATTCAACGATAAGGTTTTTTACCATAATAATAGCGGTCAATTGGCCATCTACTTGACTGATGGAGAAAATGATATTGCATCCTATCGGCAAACGATGCTTGAAGATATTGAAGAGCTATCTAAAGAAGAGAAGATTATTCAACCTTTAAAGGCCATTGAAGCATTGTATGAAAATGGTTCTCTGGAGCCTAAGACTAAAATTACAAAGGTTGAGCTAGGGTATTATACTTTTGTTCAAACGAACACGTCACAGGTTTTGACACCTGCATGGCGATTTGTCATTGACGGTAAAGAGGATTTATTTGTCAATGCCTTCGAGGGTCAGATTTTCCAATTAAACACCGAAGATAAAAATATAGTGGAGTGA
- a CDS encoding YycH family regulatory protein, whose protein sequence is MTYENIKSLILVILVGFSVLLTWSIWTYQPNYEIMEKAKTVQEVEISAKKEAKEIIKPDRIYYHYDKDRHYGTIDPNEIEKVMAEISRWNFSDFVNISSQIKNYSSFIHNPGNAVILFPDSIPFEFFRTIINTKEKKIPEFSFDRIVINLEEVQKDHGFVYFVSTENEEVYRSHVPASFVHNFKNSFFKNAEYSLNFAKYFPYKIANDRVLFLPVEETKMQRYQYLSTPLDSEKFMNALFKNPSVVQKNDPTSGEEYTNGSSIMRVNYDESTLSYINPVENNESSFISNNLLKRSIDFINEHGGWTDDYNYQFVSMDELDHQVLFRLYDDKGYPIFSEGSGISEISLTWGPNEIYKYLRGNFSIGLEMEASDTTLSSGEEVIQFLESEGYNMDNVEDLVVGYTMEKNARIIYLEPSWYYRYNHTWNKLSMDDIEGGQNRGLE, encoded by the coding sequence ATGACTTATGAAAATATTAAATCACTCATATTAGTCATTTTAGTAGGCTTTAGTGTGCTTTTAACATGGAGCATTTGGACGTACCAGCCAAATTATGAAATTATGGAAAAAGCAAAAACGGTTCAGGAAGTAGAAATTAGTGCGAAGAAAGAAGCAAAAGAAATTATTAAACCGGATCGGATTTATTACCATTATGATAAAGACAGGCATTATGGGACGATCGATCCAAATGAAATAGAAAAAGTAATGGCAGAGATTAGCAGATGGAATTTTTCAGATTTTGTCAATATTTCAAGTCAAATAAAAAATTATTCTTCTTTCATCCATAATCCTGGGAATGCGGTTATTCTATTTCCTGATTCGATTCCATTTGAATTTTTTCGAACCATTATTAATACGAAGGAAAAAAAGATCCCTGAATTCTCTTTCGATCGAATTGTCATCAATCTAGAAGAAGTACAGAAGGATCATGGCTTTGTCTATTTTGTTTCTACAGAAAATGAGGAAGTTTACAGAAGTCATGTACCAGCATCGTTCGTGCATAACTTCAAGAATAGCTTCTTTAAAAATGCCGAATACAGTCTAAACTTTGCAAAGTATTTCCCTTATAAGATTGCAAATGATCGAGTTCTATTCTTGCCTGTGGAAGAGACGAAAATGCAGCGCTATCAATATTTATCAACACCCTTAGATTCTGAGAAATTTATGAATGCCTTATTTAAAAACCCAAGTGTCGTTCAGAAAAATGATCCAACCTCGGGAGAAGAATATACGAACGGATCAAGCATAATGCGTGTGAATTATGATGAAAGCACCCTTTCCTATATCAATCCTGTTGAAAACAATGAGAGTTCTTTTATTTCTAATAATCTTTTAAAAAGAAGCATTGATTTCATTAATGAGCATGGCGGCTGGACAGATGATTATAATTATCAATTTGTATCCATGGATGAACTGGATCACCAAGTGCTTTTCCGCCTTTATGACGACAAAGGGTATCCTATTTTTAGCGAAGGCAGCGGCATTTCTGAAATTAGCCTAACATGGGGTCCAAATGAAATCTATAAGTATTTACGCGGTAATTTTTCGATCGGTTTAGAGATGGAAGCGTCAGACACGACGTTAAGCTCTGGGGAGGAAGTCATACAGTTTTTGGAATCGGAAGGATATAACATGGATAACGTAGAGGATCTTGTAGTGGGATACACCATGGAGAAAAATGCAAGGATCATCTACTTAGAGCCTTCCTGGTATTATCGATACAATCATACATGGAATAAATTATCGATGGATGATATAGAAGGAGGGCAAAACCGTGGATTGGAGTAG